Proteins encoded within one genomic window of Paraglaciecola psychrophila 170:
- a CDS encoding tryptophan halogenase family protein, translating into MKNVIKKVVIVGGGTAGWISAALLKRVIGNSLEIELIESEAIGTVGVGEATIPPIRLLNNVLGINEAEFLRETKATIKLGIQFENWRVKDESYFHSFGAPGKSMAFCQFHHFWKRSQLLGDTSSLWDYDLNYLCAMQGKFAQINSKDSILELPYAYHFDASLYANFLRKFSEKMGVKRTEGIVQQVALNNESGFVESLTLKDGQVIAGDLFIDCSGFKGLLIQQQLGTGYDDWSHWLPCDRAVAIPSERFETTLPYTRSIAHSAGWQWRIPLQHRNGNGLVYSSAHYTDAEATDLLLSNLESKPLGDPNLIQFKTGRRRKQWNRNVLAVGLSSGFLEPLESTSIHLIQSAIVRLIHLFPHQGIDNSVVNEYNQQSKVEFEQIRDFLILHYHLNERNDSQFWRDLRNMEVPQSLLHKIQLFADSGKIFREQNDLFLESSWIQVMLGQGIIPKDYHPIANNISDEKLFEMLKSIKNIKHEPLSKLPSHDDFLKKYCEL; encoded by the coding sequence ATGAAAAATGTCATCAAAAAAGTTGTGATAGTAGGTGGTGGAACAGCCGGCTGGATATCTGCAGCGCTACTTAAAAGAGTTATAGGTAACTCCCTAGAAATTGAATTGATTGAATCTGAAGCTATTGGCACGGTAGGAGTGGGTGAAGCCACTATCCCGCCTATCAGGTTATTGAATAATGTACTGGGCATTAATGAGGCAGAGTTTCTACGAGAAACTAAAGCCACCATTAAGCTGGGTATTCAATTCGAGAACTGGCGCGTGAAAGATGAAAGTTACTTTCATTCCTTTGGGGCCCCAGGTAAAAGTATGGCATTTTGCCAATTTCATCATTTTTGGAAACGTTCACAGTTATTGGGCGATACCAGTAGTTTATGGGATTATGACTTAAATTATTTGTGTGCCATGCAGGGTAAATTTGCACAGATAAACAGTAAAGATTCCATTTTAGAATTACCTTATGCTTATCATTTTGATGCTTCATTATATGCTAATTTTTTACGCAAATTTTCTGAAAAAATGGGCGTCAAGCGAACAGAAGGTATAGTCCAGCAAGTTGCTTTAAACAATGAATCTGGGTTTGTTGAAAGCTTAACCTTAAAGGATGGACAGGTCATTGCGGGTGATCTTTTTATCGATTGTTCGGGGTTTAAGGGCTTGTTAATACAGCAACAATTAGGAACCGGATATGATGACTGGAGTCATTGGTTACCCTGTGATCGTGCTGTAGCCATTCCTTCAGAACGCTTTGAAACTACACTGCCTTATACGCGCTCTATTGCGCATTCAGCCGGATGGCAGTGGCGAATTCCATTGCAGCACCGCAATGGCAATGGTTTGGTGTATAGCAGTGCTCATTATACTGATGCTGAAGCGACAGACTTATTATTGTCTAATCTGGAGAGTAAACCGTTAGGCGATCCAAACCTTATACAATTTAAAACTGGTAGACGCCGCAAACAGTGGAACCGAAATGTGCTGGCAGTGGGGCTTTCGAGCGGTTTTTTAGAGCCACTTGAGTCGACCAGCATTCACTTGATTCAATCTGCAATTGTCAGACTCATTCATCTGTTCCCCCATCAGGGAATAGACAACTCAGTGGTTAACGAATATAACCAACAATCAAAAGTTGAGTTTGAACAAATACGTGACTTCTTGATTTTGCATTACCACCTGAATGAACGCAATGATAGTCAGTTTTGGCGTGATTTGCGGAATATGGAAGTGCCTCAAAGCTTACTGCATAAAATTCAGCTTTTTGCTGATTCTGGCAAGATTTTCCGAGAACAGAATGACTTGTTTTTGGAAAGTTCCTGGATACAAGTCATGCTTGGGCAAGGCATTATTCCAAAGGATTACCACCCCATCGCTAATAATATTAGTGACGAAAAGTTATTTGAAATGTTAAAAAGCATCAAAAACATTAAGCATGAACCCCTATCCAAATTGCCTTCTCATGATGACTTTTTAAAAAAATACTGCGAACTGTAA
- a CDS encoding tryptophan 7-halogenase, with product MEYGYHFDSHLLGHFLAERAVSKVVVHRQEKITDVSINDNGNIAALVTESGEHISADFFVDCSGFSAFLMQKTLGVKFNSYKENLFNDSAVVLPTAITDNIPVETQATALSNGWCWKIPLTNRYGNGYVYSADFISSDAAEIELRSHLDCLHGSQSARHLKMKVGQLDKHWERNCLALGLSQGFIEPLEATALHLVQISIELFITEFENGGFGNTHQAAYNSKMSQRFERVRDYIVAHYKLNTRNDSEYWRANRNNPKISDSLGQLLDVWFNRGDMEVEIERQNLSSHFNSTSWHCLLAGYGAFPPLAAKQPNQGDLYKDQKIQTFLHSCSLNFDPNK from the coding sequence ATGGAGTATGGCTATCATTTTGATTCTCATCTCCTTGGACATTTTTTGGCTGAACGTGCCGTTTCAAAAGTTGTTGTTCATAGGCAAGAAAAAATCACTGATGTAAGTATCAATGATAACGGCAATATTGCGGCACTCGTCACTGAAAGTGGAGAGCATATAAGCGCCGATTTTTTTGTTGATTGCAGCGGCTTTTCTGCTTTTTTGATGCAAAAAACACTAGGTGTTAAGTTTAATAGTTATAAAGAAAACCTGTTTAATGATTCGGCAGTGGTTCTACCCACAGCCATTACAGATAACATCCCTGTTGAAACCCAAGCTACGGCCTTGTCTAACGGCTGGTGTTGGAAAATCCCGTTAACTAACCGTTATGGTAATGGTTATGTGTACAGTGCCGATTTTATATCCAGTGATGCGGCTGAAATTGAACTTCGCTCCCATCTTGATTGTTTGCATGGCAGTCAAAGTGCCCGCCATTTGAAAATGAAGGTGGGTCAATTAGATAAACATTGGGAGCGAAACTGTCTGGCATTAGGCTTATCACAAGGATTTATTGAGCCTTTGGAAGCCACCGCGCTTCATTTGGTACAAATTTCTATTGAGCTGTTTATCACGGAATTTGAGAACGGTGGTTTTGGAAATACCCATCAAGCCGCATATAACAGCAAGATGAGTCAACGATTTGAACGAGTCAGGGATTACATCGTGGCTCACTATAAATTAAATACCAGAAATGACAGTGAATACTGGCGTGCTAATAGAAACAATCCCAAAATATCAGACTCCCTTGGGCAACTTCTAGATGTATGGTTTAACCGAGGCGACATGGAAGTCGAAATAGAGCGTCAGAATCTGTCGTCCCATTTTAACTCTACATCTTGGCACTGTTTATTAGCCGGTTATGGTGCATTTCCTCCATTGGCGGCGAAGCAACCTAATCAGGGTGACTTATATAAAGACCAAAAAATTCAGACTTTCTTGCATAGTTGTAGTTTAAATTTCGATCCTAATAAATAA
- a CDS encoding alpha-1,6-glucosidase domain-containing protein: MFKPSKAVGLLLLMFSALFLVACGGTDIESGSSELLTCDVPNVPNSASTTCVAPPPFLCDAPTVPNETNDGCVVGADPSAPDPVAKPQENQAVLYFNRAAVGADNSSNDPSYEGYRLHTWSNDTCNAYADSDTDWANSRVHNGVDPNYGAYWILDLKPNYASTEGACGNFIIHIGTEAAGKEMGGGDFMMPLSQDDIDFTRMNFTFSGVASVFEFPITSLGEQPVKIEGQAAHWLDANTLVWDIDPAILGSVKLHYSAAADLKVDLETGLSGTVVPLEQIELTAEQQAIAPHLASLPAFQGTWTPEDAKQVVKTQAVLAAYNAEDKLSSATGIQLANGLDQLYTTGESDADEAQLGPIYNEDGTITAALWAPTAQDIKLKLFNTDKTLATTYDMIFDDVTGIWSYTGGSELDRTLYRFEVTVYHAKAQGLQVLNVTDPYSVSLSTNSRFSQFVNLNDDDLKPEGWDSHTIPTINNFEDAVIYEGHIRDFSVRDASTTVANRGKYMAFTEADSAPVRHLKTLADKGLTHFHMLPANDIASIEEDSSKIVDMSSTLDDLCKLNKDAEICDDTSISSSTVLGELFASYDPISEAGKAQALAQAMRGIDQFNWGYDPYHFNVPEGSYSSDPEGVTRIKEMRAMNQALHTMGLRVALDVVYNHTNASELNGKSVLDKVVPGYYHRYATDTGAIVRETCCDDTEPRNAMMQKLMQDSLVLWTTQYKFDSFRFDIMSQATKTTMVDLFDTIKMYDADNYFYGEGWIKEDRGYEQATQANMSGTEIGTFNDRIREAVRQGYIFSKEPSDAALSAQDRVKMSLAGTLADFVLEDFNGVASTTSSIGGYATDPADIINYVSKHDNETLWDKFNYVLPTDLTLAQRVRAQNVAATIPLMAQGIPFFQLGGDLLRSKSMDRNTYDSGDWFSYVDFTKESNNWNVGLPLAEDNQSKWAEIGLFMNSPERAATMTEIEFASEVFNEMLSIRSSSSLFRLTTGADIIERIGFHNIGKRQIQGLIVMSIDDGLSGDADMPRADIDPMLDAVVVIVNSSYEEQSHTVPTAAGFELHMTQASSIDPTVRGAYFTAGSEEGTFTVPALTTAVFVKPQMGAQGVGLSAYATSGAPDVVPFGSTTVFVRGGINDWGESNPMTYAGNGVYESVITVAPGEYEFKVASSDWSTVDFGAGNQIVELGTDKELNRGGANLMLNLTQEATLKFSLDASDTQAPIINVDFEEPFFGTTVFVRGGINGWGEDDPMEYAVGGRYTATIDVTAGSYEFKVASSDWSTVDYGSADSDTMTVVGVTKDVAVSGNNLAITFDVDGSYTFLFDASDLSAPTVSVFNAQMFGDTTVFIRGGMNAWGETDALIYDGNGAYSAELAIDAGSYEFKVASSDWSTVNLGGSGENTAISVDVPKSIVAQGNNLAIDIPASSIYKFTVVGPDPSAPIVTVSEVTP, encoded by the coding sequence ATGTTTAAACCCAGTAAAGCAGTTGGCTTGTTATTGCTAATGTTCAGTGCACTTTTTTTAGTCGCTTGTGGGGGGACAGATATTGAGTCCGGATCAAGTGAATTATTAACCTGTGATGTACCTAATGTTCCCAATTCAGCAAGCACTACGTGTGTTGCACCTCCGCCTTTTCTTTGTGATGCACCAACGGTACCAAATGAAACAAATGATGGTTGTGTCGTAGGCGCTGATCCCAGTGCACCTGATCCAGTAGCTAAGCCACAAGAAAATCAAGCCGTACTGTATTTTAATCGAGCAGCAGTGGGCGCCGATAACTCTAGCAATGACCCATCGTATGAAGGTTACAGGTTACATACTTGGAGTAATGACACTTGTAATGCTTATGCCGATTCTGATACTGATTGGGCAAATAGTCGGGTTCACAACGGTGTTGATCCAAATTATGGTGCTTATTGGATCCTTGATTTAAAACCGAACTATGCAAGCACTGAAGGTGCTTGTGGTAATTTTATTATTCACATTGGCACCGAAGCCGCGGGTAAAGAAATGGGGGGCGGCGACTTTATGATGCCCTTGTCTCAAGATGATATTGACTTCACTCGTATGAACTTTACGTTTTCTGGAGTGGCATCAGTTTTTGAATTTCCCATTACTTCACTAGGTGAACAGCCAGTTAAAATTGAAGGACAGGCTGCGCATTGGTTAGACGCGAATACATTGGTTTGGGATATCGACCCTGCGATTTTAGGCAGCGTTAAATTACATTATTCTGCGGCAGCTGATTTAAAAGTAGACTTAGAGACAGGTTTGAGTGGCACAGTTGTGCCCTTAGAACAAATCGAACTGACAGCTGAACAACAAGCGATTGCTCCGCATTTAGCTTCATTGCCAGCGTTTCAAGGTACTTGGACCCCAGAAGATGCAAAACAAGTAGTCAAAACACAAGCCGTTTTAGCCGCTTATAATGCTGAAGATAAACTCAGTAGCGCTACGGGTATCCAATTGGCCAATGGTCTAGATCAATTGTATACCACTGGTGAAAGTGACGCCGATGAGGCGCAACTTGGTCCTATATACAATGAAGACGGTACTATCACGGCTGCTCTATGGGCACCCACGGCTCAAGATATTAAGCTGAAGTTGTTTAACACCGACAAAACCTTAGCCACTACTTATGACATGATATTTGATGATGTCACCGGCATTTGGTCTTATACAGGGGGCAGTGAGTTAGATCGTACTTTGTATCGATTTGAAGTAACGGTTTATCATGCAAAAGCACAAGGGTTACAAGTGTTAAACGTGACGGATCCCTATTCGGTAAGTTTATCTACTAATAGCCGTTTCTCACAATTCGTTAATCTAAATGATGATGACTTAAAACCTGAAGGTTGGGATTCGCATACTATTCCCACCATTAACAACTTTGAAGATGCTGTCATTTATGAAGGTCATATTCGTGACTTCAGTGTACGTGATGCAAGTACCACAGTAGCGAATCGTGGTAAATATATGGCTTTCACAGAAGCAGACAGCGCCCCTGTAAGACATCTTAAAACCTTGGCTGATAAGGGATTAACTCACTTCCATATGCTGCCGGCCAATGATATTGCTAGCATTGAAGAAGACTCGAGCAAAATTGTCGATATGAGCAGTACCTTAGATGACTTATGTAAGTTAAATAAGGATGCTGAAATTTGTGATGACACTTCCATCTCATCTTCAACAGTATTAGGTGAGTTGTTTGCCAGTTATGACCCAATTTCTGAAGCGGGTAAAGCTCAAGCTCTTGCCCAAGCTATGCGCGGTATTGACCAATTTAATTGGGGTTATGACCCTTACCATTTCAATGTGCCAGAGGGGAGTTATTCTTCTGATCCAGAAGGTGTGACGCGTATCAAAGAAATGCGCGCTATGAACCAAGCTTTACATACAATGGGCTTACGTGTGGCACTAGATGTTGTCTATAACCATACTAATGCCTCTGAGTTAAATGGTAAGTCTGTGTTGGATAAAGTGGTTCCTGGTTATTACCACCGATATGCAACTGACACTGGCGCTATCGTTCGTGAAACCTGCTGTGACGATACCGAACCTCGCAATGCCATGATGCAGAAACTCATGCAAGACTCATTAGTGTTGTGGACCACACAGTATAAGTTTGATTCATTCCGTTTTGACATTATGAGCCAAGCTACAAAAACGACCATGGTCGACTTGTTTGACACGATTAAAATGTACGATGCAGATAATTACTTCTACGGTGAAGGTTGGATCAAGGAAGATCGTGGCTATGAACAAGCCACTCAGGCTAATATGTCTGGCACTGAAATTGGTACTTTTAACGACCGCATTCGTGAAGCCGTGCGCCAAGGATACATATTTAGCAAAGAGCCAAGCGATGCTGCTTTGTCTGCTCAAGACCGAGTGAAAATGAGTTTAGCGGGTACCTTAGCTGACTTTGTATTGGAAGATTTTAATGGTGTGGCATCAACTACAAGTAGCATTGGCGGTTATGCAACTGACCCAGCTGACATTATCAACTACGTGTCTAAGCACGATAACGAAACATTATGGGATAAATTCAATTATGTGTTGCCCACAGATTTAACTTTAGCCCAGCGTGTTCGTGCCCAAAATGTGGCGGCAACCATTCCTTTAATGGCACAGGGTATTCCCTTCTTCCAGCTTGGCGGGGACCTACTTCGTTCAAAATCGATGGACAGAAATACCTATGACTCCGGCGATTGGTTCAGCTATGTGGATTTCACCAAAGAAAGCAACAACTGGAATGTGGGTTTACCTTTAGCTGAAGACAATCAGAGTAAATGGGCAGAAATTGGCTTGTTTATGAATAGCCCTGAGCGCGCTGCAACTATGACAGAAATTGAATTTGCCTCAGAAGTGTTTAATGAAATGTTGAGCATTCGTAGCAGTTCTTCTTTATTCCGTTTAACGACGGGTGCAGACATTATTGAGCGTATAGGTTTTCATAATATTGGCAAACGCCAAATCCAAGGTCTAATTGTCATGAGTATCGATGACGGCTTGTCAGGGGACGCAGATATGCCTCGCGCTGATATCGACCCTATGCTTGATGCAGTCGTCGTCATAGTTAACTCCAGTTACGAAGAACAATCTCATACTGTTCCAACCGCAGCTGGTTTTGAGTTACATATGACTCAGGCATCGTCTATTGACCCCACTGTGCGAGGTGCTTATTTTACAGCCGGTTCAGAAGAGGGCACATTTACAGTGCCAGCTTTAACGACAGCTGTATTTGTTAAACCGCAAATGGGTGCTCAGGGTGTGGGCTTATCTGCCTATGCTACATCAGGCGCACCAGACGTAGTGCCTTTCGGTAGCACAACCGTGTTTGTTCGTGGTGGCATAAACGATTGGGGTGAGTCAAACCCAATGACTTATGCAGGTAACGGCGTATACGAGTCTGTTATTACTGTTGCCCCTGGTGAGTATGAGTTTAAAGTTGCCTCGTCTGATTGGTCAACGGTGGATTTTGGTGCTGGCAATCAAATAGTTGAACTAGGCACTGACAAAGAGCTGAATCGTGGTGGTGCAAACTTAATGCTTAATCTTACACAAGAAGCGACACTTAAATTCAGCCTAGACGCCAGTGATACTCAAGCACCTATTATCAACGTAGACTTCGAAGAGCCATTTTTTGGCACAACAGTATTTGTGCGTGGTGGCATCAATGGTTGGGGCGAAGATGATCCTATGGAGTATGCAGTAGGTGGTCGATACACTGCCACTATAGATGTGACAGCTGGCTCCTATGAGTTCAAAGTTGCGTCATCGGATTGGTCTACAGTGGATTATGGCTCTGCTGACTCCGATACAATGACGGTAGTAGGTGTAACTAAAGACGTAGCAGTGAGCGGCAATAACCTCGCCATCACCTTTGATGTCGATGGTAGTTATACTTTCTTATTTGATGCCTCTGATTTAAGCGCACCCACGGTTTCAGTGTTTAATGCCCAGATGTTCGGTGATACCACGGTGTTTATCCGTGGTGGCATGAATGCTTGGGGAGAAACCGATGCTTTAATCTACGATGGTAATGGTGCGTACTCTGCAGAATTAGCCATTGATGCTGGTAGTTATGAGTTTAAGGTCGCGTCTTCTGATTGGTCAACGGTTAATCTTGGTGGCAGTGGTGAAAATACGGCAATCAGTGTTGATGTACCAAAGTCCATAGTAGCCCAAGGCAATAACTTGGCGATTGATATCCCCGCTAGCAGTATTTATAAGTTTACTGTTGTCGGTCCTGACCCCTCTGCTCCCATAGTAACAGTGAGTGAAGTGACACCTTAG
- a CDS encoding TonB-dependent receptor, which produces MRKFKPSFITAALVASGMAFSSSPIYAQATPVEADETKPVESLEAVERIEITGFATSLIQSLNQKRFSDTVSEQISADDLGGLPDVSMADALTRLPGISAVRTGGQAAEINIRGLSGDFVFSTLNGREQVSTSGDRSIEFDQYPSELISSAAVYKSPKASLIEGGVAGTVELRTANPLSLDADSKLSVNARGMFNDRANEVADAEEFGHRFSFSYQTKFLDETLGLAIGYARLFQPSVSTQFIGLAYNAQADVDGLVNDTDGPADCPECENISEGFEMQHQGGEETRDGYMVAIEWAPVDNFTLKTDMFLSQFESEEFARGYRVKLGGSQTSVTNPILSGNDVIGGTFNRTSGSFTRIELVNDDNQDSDEVLSLGINADWQATDNLSLAFDVSYSKATSDFRNGLLWSLVAEDATVANPQFDENVSISYLLNGLDLPDLAFNQAEAFSDLDRVMVSKYGIYPFVNEDESTAYRFDFKYELDSNFVSSVEFGVRHSDRDYSNDRSVFEYGNDSAFSISEPPLRLTSDMVEINDWSSEFGYFPSYPSIDLDSALNAWFPSGIPQPVQTWGTGHPGVINSPAAGEGPNTAWSVQESGDVSETVTAAYIMANLDMEIGDLPITGNIGIRRVETEQSSTVLQLATQNILDPDTGEVLEVRGDPTLGAQYIVDDVGLINDYFKPDILTDKYTDYLPSLNLNFKLTDNQQLRFAAAKVMGRAPINRFAANSTTSVQTVTASQNPDTGAVTLSSPTARISGQSKNSPYLRPFYANQYDLSYEYYFTETDGAFVAALFYKDIQSFIEDIALDPYDFSGNGFVVPDDVNVAVFVEPDSPGDTPQAAVDVNGVPLFVTVPTENGRYETAVNNASGGYIRGLELTYTQIYDFLPGAWSGLGVSGSYSFTESEITRTLSGSVFSTDLPGLSENVAQFTVFWDYRGFETRLSTRYRDAFVSQQVAVNEQVVNFDSEIVMDYQASYKINENLSAVFQINNLTDEPTRSYFGKEDLTGTIQFFGTQYFLGVTYSL; this is translated from the coding sequence ATGAGAAAATTCAAACCCAGTTTTATAACCGCGGCATTGGTAGCTAGCGGCATGGCCTTTAGTAGCTCACCAATATATGCACAAGCAACTCCGGTAGAAGCTGATGAAACTAAACCAGTTGAATCATTGGAAGCGGTTGAAAGAATTGAGATTACAGGTTTTGCTACTAGTCTTATTCAATCACTTAATCAAAAGCGCTTTAGCGATACTGTGTCGGAGCAGATTTCTGCAGATGATTTAGGAGGCTTGCCTGATGTTTCAATGGCTGATGCTTTAACCAGACTCCCAGGTATTTCTGCAGTGAGAACAGGTGGTCAAGCTGCTGAAATCAATATCCGTGGTTTATCTGGCGACTTTGTCTTTTCAACCTTAAATGGCCGTGAACAAGTATCCACTAGTGGCGACCGTTCTATTGAGTTTGATCAATACCCTTCAGAATTAATCTCTTCTGCAGCCGTATATAAATCTCCCAAAGCATCCTTAATAGAAGGAGGAGTGGCAGGAACCGTGGAATTGAGAACTGCCAATCCATTGAGTCTTGATGCAGATTCTAAGCTGAGTGTTAACGCCCGTGGCATGTTCAACGACCGTGCTAATGAAGTGGCTGATGCAGAGGAATTTGGGCATCGATTCAGTTTTTCTTATCAAACTAAATTTCTTGATGAGACCCTAGGTTTGGCCATAGGTTACGCGCGTTTATTTCAACCCAGCGTATCAACCCAATTTATTGGTCTTGCTTACAATGCTCAAGCTGATGTTGATGGTTTAGTCAATGATACCGATGGCCCAGCAGACTGCCCTGAATGTGAAAACATCAGTGAAGGTTTTGAAATGCAACACCAAGGTGGTGAAGAAACACGTGACGGCTACATGGTGGCAATTGAATGGGCGCCGGTAGACAATTTTACGCTTAAAACGGATATGTTTTTATCGCAGTTTGAGTCAGAAGAGTTTGCTCGCGGTTATAGGGTGAAGTTGGGGGGATCGCAAACTTCGGTTACTAATCCTATTTTATCTGGCAATGACGTAATCGGTGGTACTTTTAATCGTACCTCTGGCAGTTTTACCCGAATAGAATTAGTTAACGATGATAATCAAGATTCAGATGAAGTATTAAGCCTAGGCATTAACGCTGACTGGCAGGCCACAGACAATCTTAGTCTGGCCTTTGACGTGAGTTATTCGAAGGCAACCAGCGATTTTAGAAATGGTTTGTTGTGGTCACTGGTGGCTGAAGACGCCACAGTAGCTAATCCGCAATTTGATGAAAACGTCTCTATTTCTTATCTGTTGAATGGTTTGGATTTGCCTGATTTAGCATTTAATCAGGCTGAGGCATTTTCTGATTTGGACCGAGTGATGGTCAGTAAATATGGCATTTATCCCTTTGTAAATGAAGATGAATCCACTGCGTATCGCTTTGATTTTAAATATGAATTAGATAGTAATTTTGTTTCGTCAGTGGAGTTTGGCGTACGTCATTCTGATCGTGATTATTCTAATGACCGTTCTGTATTTGAATACGGTAACGATTCTGCATTTTCTATAAGTGAGCCTCCTTTACGGTTAACGTCAGATATGGTTGAAATCAATGATTGGAGTAGCGAATTTGGTTATTTCCCTTCTTATCCTTCCATTGACTTGGATTCAGCCCTTAATGCTTGGTTTCCATCTGGCATTCCTCAACCTGTGCAAACTTGGGGCACGGGACATCCAGGGGTCATAAACAGCCCTGCAGCCGGTGAAGGTCCCAATACAGCTTGGTCTGTTCAGGAAAGTGGGGATGTCTCAGAAACGGTCACTGCCGCTTATATTATGGCGAACCTAGATATGGAAATAGGTGATTTACCGATAACCGGTAATATTGGTATACGCCGTGTTGAAACTGAACAAAGTTCAACGGTATTACAATTAGCGACCCAAAATATTCTAGACCCAGATACCGGTGAAGTACTGGAAGTTCGAGGTGATCCTACTCTTGGTGCTCAATATATTGTTGACGATGTGGGCCTTATCAATGACTACTTTAAACCTGATATTTTAACGGATAAATACACCGATTATTTACCCTCCTTAAATCTAAATTTTAAACTGACAGATAATCAGCAGTTGCGTTTTGCTGCGGCCAAAGTGATGGGGCGAGCACCTATTAACCGATTCGCTGCCAATTCGACGACTTCAGTGCAAACTGTCACTGCCAGTCAAAATCCGGATACCGGAGCCGTCACTTTATCCTCTCCTACGGCAAGGATCAGTGGACAGAGTAAAAACAGTCCTTACTTGAGGCCTTTCTATGCCAATCAATATGACTTGTCATACGAGTATTATTTTACAGAAACTGACGGCGCATTTGTTGCTGCACTTTTCTACAAAGACATTCAGTCATTTATTGAAGATATTGCATTAGATCCCTATGACTTTAGCGGCAATGGATTTGTTGTGCCTGATGACGTTAATGTGGCTGTATTTGTGGAACCGGATTCGCCAGGTGATACGCCGCAAGCTGCAGTGGATGTAAACGGTGTCCCGTTGTTTGTCACAGTTCCAACTGAAAATGGTAGATACGAAACAGCGGTTAACAATGCGTCAGGTGGTTATATTCGTGGTTTAGAATTAACGTACACGCAGATCTATGACTTTTTACCCGGCGCTTGGTCAGGTTTGGGTGTTAGCGGCAGCTATTCTTTCACTGAAAGTGAAATTACTCGTACCTTGAGCGGATCTGTATTTTCCACTGATTTACCCGGATTGTCAGAGAATGTGGCGCAATTTACCGTATTTTGGGATTACCGAGGTTTTGAAACTCGTTTAAGTACCAGATATCGCGATGCTTTTGTTTCTCAGCAGGTAGCTGTGAACGAACAGGTCGTTAACTTTGATTCTGAAATCGTGATGGATTACCAAGCCTCTTACAAGATTAATGAGAATCTCAGTGCGGTGTTCCAAATTAATAACCTCACCGATGAGCCCACTCGTAGTTACTTTGGTAAAGAAGACTTAACCGGCACCATTCAATTCTTTGGAACCCAGTACTTCCTCGGGGTCACATATTCATTATGA